The DNA sequence AGTATGAAAGCTTTCCCAAATGCAGAGAGTTTTCCTGAGATGGCAGAAGTGATGGTAGAGTTTCTGAGAAGCCATGAAAACTTGGCTGTTGGATTGGACCGGAAAAAAATTGAAAAATTAATGTACGGTTATGAACCAGAAGAACTTGTAGAGATGGTTATGTACAAAAATATAGATCGTTTTCTTGAAAAGAACTTTGCTCCTGATAAATCTCTTGTTGAGAGTTTATCTAACTGATTATGAGTAAAAATAAAAAGGCACTGGTTACGAACCAGTGCTTTTTTAATAGCATTTATTGTGAGGTCTAGTCATTATTCTTTTGTAGGATCAAATACCACACCATTAAATAAAATAGTGTTGGTATGTTTCTCCCGAATAAGGAATAAAAATGTTCGATTGATCATATTTGTTAATGGAATACTTTCAATCCCAACGCCTACTGATGTAGCCGCCGCTGCCTCAGTTCCTTCCTCTGTTACTTTTATATAAGCTTTTTGAAATACTTCTGTGAGGTAGTAATCATTTCGTTGCTCCTCAAACAGGTTATTAAAGTCTGCCTGACCAGGTGTAAAGACCTTTTCCATTCCCATTTGAGCCAGTGCATCCTTAAATTCTTTTTTAAATTCTATCTCAAATGATGGCATCTGCAACTCAATATCAGACTCTTCAGCATTGTCAAGCCATTCCGCCAATTTAGCAGCGTTAGTACTTTCCATAACTTCACTGATGGATACGCCTTCATTTGGTAAGAGAATAGTCATACTGAATTGTCCATTACCATATGGAAGGTCAAAAAGCACAGCATTTTCAGTGTAAGACTTTTTATAAACACCATCTTTCAATACCATCATATCGGTATTGATTGTGCCTTCTCCTTCAACATTAAATTCGCCTTGATAGGTTAAGTCTTTATCAAACTCATATTCCCAAGGAGCATTAAAGTAAATGGCATTGATCAGGAACATTACATGCTTGTCTTCAATTTTTTGGATTAGGTTCTGAATCTTGTTATTCGTTTTTTCTTTCACCCAATCATTGATAGTGTTTTTAGCCCCTTCCGTATCTGTAAAATCAAGTCCCTGTACATTCGCATCAAAGTATGCACTAACTGTTTCCTCAAATGTTGGCTGCACATGAAAACTGTCTCTATACCAAACGCTATTGGCATTTAGCATCGTGATTTTACTGTCAGCAGTTCCCAATATGTCAATTAACCCACGGTAAGATTGGTTGGCTGCATCTTGATCTAGATCGCTTAGTCCTAAAGCTTCAAGCATAACAGACTTGGTGGAGTCTTTAGCGCCGTTGGTAGTCATACCCAAAGCCATACTGGCACTGAAGGGGGAGATAACAATGTTTTTGTTCGGTTCACTTTTTAAAACCTCTTGTAGGAGTTGAAATGAAAAATCATTTGAAGCAGATGATACCGTCCTTTCATTGGCATTAAGAGGTCTTAAAGGTTCTGGTTCGTGTGCCTTATCAGAAGAGCAAGAAAATAACCCAAAAATAGAAGGCAACACGATACAAGCAGTTAAGAATAAGTTTTTCATACAAAGTTAGTTATAGGGTGGTTATTTCAATACTAAGTTCGGTATAAGGACACAGAACATAAAACATTCGTTGGGAGTAAAGGTCATAGTCTGAGGTTATTTGAGCATAAAAACAAACGATTGGACATTCTTGTGTTATAGATAAAAATTACAGAAGTAGATTATTTCATCACTTTTTATGATACGACTATGAACCGAAACATAAAGCTCTTGCTGGGAAGCAACATGCTCAGCCATATAGGTACAGGTATTTCTATGATAGCACTGCCTTGGATATTGATAAAGGAATTTGAAGGAGAGCAATCATATGCCATTACCATCGTATTACTCAACCTTTTTAATATACTGATACTGCCATATGCAGGAACCCTTATTGACCGGTTTTCAAGAAAAAGTATCATGCTTTTAGTTGAAGGGGTAGGTCTGACACTGAATTTACTTTTCATTGTTTTGGCAGTTATGTTGGATGAAGCTAGCTGGCAATTAATGGCCTTGATTTTCTTGAATGGAACCCTATACTCTTTCCATTATCCATCACGCTTTGCATTGGCACAGGAAGTAACACCTACCGCCTATTATAAGCAGATCAATAGTTGGCTGGAAATTCAGGGACAAACTGCTTTTATACTGGCAGGGGGGCTTACTGGGGTATTGCTTGAGTATACCTCTTTGCCTATGGTACTTCTGATTGATGCCTTATCTTACTTTTTTGGTTTTTTGATGCTGGCGAATATCAAAGTGGAGAAAAAAGAGGTCACTACAATTGCCCATATACCTGCCGAAACAGTTGGAAATAAAATAAGAGAGGGGATTATTTTTTTTAAGCAGTCTCCGAGGTTGGCAGCACTTTTCTTAGGGGGAGCAATACCATTTTCTATCGTGATGACTCTACACTATGTGGTTCCAATTCATGTTGCTAAAACATTGGAGGAAAGCGCACAGATTATGGGGTGGCATGAAGGGATTTGGGCGATAGGTGCTATGCTTGCTGGAGTGTTTGTTCCGGTAATGATCAGGAAAATGGGTGCTTCCGAAACGTTGGTTTATCCTTTTGCTTCTTTTGTAATTGCTTTGGTTGTGATAGCTTTATCTCCTTCAGTAATCACTTTTTTAGCCATAAGTATTATGTTAGGGTGGGGAAACTCGGGCGTAAGAGTGGCTCGTAACACTTTGATGATGGAAGAGGTAGACAATCAGATGATGGGAAGACTTGGGTCTTTGACAATGACATTCAGTAAAGGAATGCAGATGTTATTGGTTGGTTTAAGTGCACTGGCAATAGGGTATTTCAATACTTATATGGTATTGGGTGCTTTGGCTTCTACAGCAGGAGTTGCTTTGATAGTGGTGTGGAGAGCAAGAAAAGAAGAAAGTGTTGATTTACCACCTTGTACCTGTGAGCGTCAATTGTCACATTGTGCCTGTGCATAAGCTAAAACCCCCTCCTTCAAGGACTATTGAAGGAGGGGGTTCGATTAATATATGCTACTGATACGTTCAGCTTCCATATCTTTTAGGAAAAGGTCAATTTGTTCTTTATTACAGTTAGGCATCAGGATCACATGTGCGATATCATCTTCTATTGCCAGCTGCCATTTTTGAACCAGTTCCATACTTGGTTTAGGGAATACAACCGTAATGGCATTTGGATTTCTCCATGCCTTAATCCCCATATTTTGAAGTTGCTCCAATGTGTATGCTGCCAGTGAAAGGCTATACTCAATTCGTTGTTTGAAACCTTCATGTCCCATCGTCTTGATAGCATACCACCAAATTAGTGGCGTAAAACCATTTCGGGAGCCCGGTATCGTTGTATCTTCACTACCGATATAAGCAATGTCTCTTGCGATCCTGTTCTTATGGGTTTTCTTGGTTAGCAGTACGCCACATGGAATTGGTGAGCCAATAAATTTATGTCCACTGATTGAAACACTGTCAGCCCCATCAGCAAAGTCAAAGGCTGGTTTGGGAGTTAGATAAGGTGCAAACATACCAGCCAGAGCGCCATCCGCATGAATGTAATAATCATCCATTCCCAATTCGTATAGAATTTCCTTGATCTTTCTGATGTCATCTTTAGCCTCTTTCATGGTAGTCCCGATATTGGCAAAAATGATTGCTGGCTTTTCTCTGTTTGCACTGATTTTATCTTTCAGTACAGTGTAATCAATTTCTCCGTTGGTTTGGGTACTAACCTCTGTATGTGGCATGTTTAGGATGCGCAGGTTTTTACCAACACTGTAATGTGTAGCATTAGAATAATAAACCATGCCATGAGGGTAAAGCTCACGAGCTACATATAGCCCATACATATTGCTTTCCGAACCACCGTGTGTGACATATCCCCACCAGTTATCTTCAGGAGCTCGAAGTAGCGCTGCCATAAAAGAGACAACTTCTCTCTCCATAGGACGGGTATCTACCTGATAGAGGCTTGGTACAAACGGATCCCCTAGGTTATTCATAGAAAACTGGAGGAACTTGTACAGCTCAGTATAGTCAAAGTCTTTGGCAGTTGGGTAGCCTAGGGCTGTAGCATTCTTTTCCTGAAGTTTGTGCAAAAGCAGGTCAAGTTGTTGTTGTTCCTCAAAGGGAAGCTGTCTGCGCTGTGTCATGGTTTTGTTTGTAGGTGTTTGGTCTTTTTTGTGGTTGAAATGTAGGTTAATGATCTATTAAATAAAATATATGTAGTTTATAAAACTACATATTTAATTTTAAATAGATAAATATTCTAAATTGTGTTATTAAGTAAGCCGCTAGAAGAATTTTTAGCTAAAACACCTATCATATAAACTAAATACAACCTCTATGAGTAAGCTTGATCAGATAGATAAAAAAATACTGAACCGATTGCAGGAAGATTCTCGAACCACGACAAAAGAGTTGTCTTCAGAAGTAGGAATTTCTACTACACCTGTTTATGAAAGGGTAAAAAGGTTAGAAAAAGATGGCTATATCAAGAAGTATGTAGCATTGGTTGATAAAGATAAAGTAGAAAGGGAATTGACCGTTTTCTGTCAGGTTTCTCTTAAAAGCCATTTAAAGAAAAATATTCAGCAGTTTCAGGAGCATATGCTTGGGTTGCCTGAAGTAATGGAGTGTTACCATATGGCGGGTAACTTTGATTACCTGATTAAAGTAATGGTCAGAAACATGAAAGAGTATCAAAAGTTTGTAGTGGAAAAACTGACTACAACAGATGTGATTGACCATGTACAAAGCCTTTTTGTAATGGGAGAAGTAAAGCAAGAAACCAAGTTTCCATTAAAATAGTTGGCGCGTGTGAAGGTTGTAAATTTGACTTTAACAAGAAATAATATCACCTTAAAGGTGAATAAGAAGATGAATCTGAAAGATCTCTAACCAATTCTACTTCTTCTATAGTTTCAACTAAATAACTAACAAATCATGGTTTTGAAAAAGACATTACTGATTGGTACTACTGCTGCGGTACTTTTCGGTTGCTCTCCGCAAGATGTTAAGAATGAAGGACAACAAACAGTGCAATCTGTTCAAAATGCTGAATCAGCAAAGGCTAATGCGTTCTTTGAGCGTGTATATGAAGCTTCAGTAGACCGTAGTCCAATGCAACAGACTTATTTGGGAATCAAAAAGGACTATGGCAAATGGGATGATATCTCGGAAAAAGCAGAGCTGGCAGAATTGGATATCGCTAAGCAAGACTTGGCATTCCTGATGGACTCTATTGATGCATCAAAACTGGATAAGCAGACAAAGCTTAGCTATGAATTGATGAAAATGAAGCTGGAAGAGGAAATCGCAGGATATGAATATCGCCATATTAGTTATCCGGTAAACCAGATGCATGGAATGCAGGCAGAGGTTCCGGCTTTCTTGATTGGTTTTCATGCGGTCACTTCTAAGAGTGATGCAGAAGCCTATATTGAAAGGCTGAATGGCATGGATACATTGGTGAGTCAGCTGATTGACCAACTGAAAGTGCGTGAAGATAAGGGTATATTGTTGCCAAAGTTTCTTTATGTAAAGGTATTGCAGGACGCTCGTAATGTGTTGAAAGGAGGACCATTTGAAGATGGGGCAGAAGAGTCAAGCGTGATTTTGAGTGATTTCCAAACAAAGGTTGAAAAGATCGAAGGTATTAGTGAAGAAGAGAAAAAGCAATTGTTGGCAGCAGCATCAGAAGCATTAGAAAAGCATGTACAACCTGCTTATGAATCCCTGATCACTGTTTTGGAAGCTCAGGAGAAAAAGGCGACAGATGATGCAGGTGTGTGGAGATTTGAAAATGGAGATAAGTTCTATGCTTATGCACTGAAAAAGACAACGACTACCGACCTTACGGCTGAAGATATCCACAAAATTGGTTTGGAAGAGGTAGCTCGAATTCATGGAGAAATGAAGGAAATCATGAAGAAGGTTGGCTTCGAAGGTTCCCTGAAAGAGTTCTTCAAGTTTATGAAAGAGGATGATCAGTTTTACTACCCTAATACGGAAGAAGGAAAGCAAGCTTACCTTGATTCAGCAACCTCATTAGTCAATGAAGTCAAGGGTAGGTTGGATGAGTTGTTCCTTACCAAACCTAAAGCTGATATGGTAGTGAAGCGTGTAGAAGCATTCCGTGAAAAGACAGCCGGAAAAGCATTCTACAACCAGCCTGCCATGGATGGCTCACGTCCTGGCTACTACTATGCTAACCTTTATGATATGAAACAGATGCCAAAGTATGAAATGGAGGCATTGGCATTTCATGAGGGAATTCCTGGTCACCATATGCAGATTGCGATTGCTCAGGAACTGGAGGGAATCCCTGAATTCAGAAAGCATATGTTCTTTACAGCATATGTAGAAGGCTGGGGATTGTACAGTGAGTTGGTACCAAAAGAAATTGGTTTCTACAAAGACCCATATGCTGATTTCGGTCGTTTAGCAATGGAGCTTTGGAGAGCGTGCCGCTTGGTAGTGGACACTGGCATCCATAGTAAGAAATGGACACGTGAAGAAGGTATTAAATATTACATGGACAATACACCTGCTGCATATGGTGCTTGTGAGAAGATGGTTGATAGACATATCGTGATGCCATCTCAGGCAACAGCTTACAAAGTAGGTATGTTGAAAATTCTAGAGCTTCGTAAGCAGGCGAAAGAGCAATTAGGTGACGCATTTGATATTCGTGAATTCCACGATGTAGTGCTAACCAATGGCGCATTGCCTCTGAATATTTTGGAGCAGCTTGTCAATGAGTGGGTTGCATCCAAGAAAGCTTAAGATTTATAAAAAGTCAGTTTAACTACTGATTTGAAAAGTCACTGCCCTATGGTAGTGGCTTTTTTTGTGCCATATTATAAAAGTGTAACCATTTAAAAGAATAACGTTATACGAGTATGTAGCTAATGTAAATGAGTTCTAAGCTTTTTTAGCTTGACAATGAGTAGGTTTGACGACTTCTTTGAAAAAGATCGTGATAAAAACCATCCAAGCTGGATATAAACTCAAAAACTGACCGCCAAATTATATAACTATGAAAGCACTAATGTTATTCGTGTTGCTGGTAAGTGGTTTTTCATTCTTTATAACACCCAACGACGACATGCAGAAAGAAAAAATTAAACTAGAAGCAAAACCTGACAACAGGTATTTGCTCAAAGGACAAAAATCCCTTTACCTACTTGTAAATGTTCAGGCAGGGAAAATAGAAGCGCCCAAAAACCGTCCGATGATGAATATCGGATTGGTACTTGACAGAAGTGGTTCAATGGATGGAGATAAAATCCGCTATGCCAAAGAAGCTTGTAAGTTTGTCGCAAATAACCTAAGTGAAAATGACCTCCTTTCTCTTACTATTTATGATGATGTAGTGGAGGTAATCAGCGAAGCAGGAAAGCTCTCCAACAAGGAAGTGTTCAGACAAAAAGTAGATGGTATCTTTAGCCGTAACACGACTAACTTGAGCGGCGGAATGTTGGAAGGGTACAATCAAACACAAAAACTATATGACCGTAACAAAGTCAACAGGATATTTCTACTGTCTGATGGATTAGCTAATAGAGGTGTTACAGAACCTGAGCAGCTCAACAAGATGGCAGAAACCAAAAACCTTGAACACGGAATAGGGATCTCCACTTTTGGTGTTGGGGCAGACTTTAATGAAATCCTGATGACGGACTTGGCAGAAAGTGGAAGCGGCAATTATTACTTTATTGATTCTCCTGAAAAAATTCCTGAAATCTTCAGCCAAGAACTGAAAGGATTGTTGGCTGTAGTGGCTCAAAATGCAGTTTTGGATGTGGAGTTTCCTGAAGAATACCTGTCAGTAGGAGAAGTTTATGGTTATAAATACCGTACTGAAAATGGTAAAATGGAAGTGAACTTCAAGGATGTTATCTCTGAAGAGTTGAAGTCAGTATTGATCCGTTTTGATATCAAAAAAGATATACCAAGTGATATTGCACTCAAAACGTTACTTCAGTTTGATGATGCTGAAACATTCCAACGCAAGGAGCTTGCAGAGACTGTAACCCTTAAGCCAACAGACGATATTGAACTATACAAGGCATCAAAAGATCCGAATGTATTGCAGCTGAAGAGCATGTTTGAAGCCAATAAGGAGTATGAGAGAGTGATGGAATTGGTAGACAAAGGACAATACAGAGAAGCCAAAGAGAAATTGGAGGGTGACCTTAGAAAGATGAAAGCTTCGATGGATTCGTTACCTCCAAGTGAGGAGTTGGCAGAGCAGTACAAGGATATGGATGATTACCTGATGAAAATAGATGAAGTAAAAGAACTCTCTGAAAGAGAGAAGAAAATGTATCAGAAGAGTAGTCGAAGTGATAACTATTCCAAGAGAAAAAGAAAATAATCCACGGTCTTTTCGAAAGGGCTTCCATTAAAAGGAAGTCCTTTTTTTATTCTCAAACCGAATGCTTACTTTCTAATAAACCCAAAAGAAAAGTAGTCCCAATTACTTCTTAAATAAGAAAGCTATATAGAGAATCTTAACCTAAGTGTGTACAGTGGCTTTCCCATAAATTCACCTCAAACTATCTACTATCTAAGATGAAATTGAACATTGCTACAGTTTTACTGCTAACCCTTTCTGCGTTTGTTAGTACTTATTCGGGTTTTGCCCAAATAGCTAAGAATAGTAAGCAGGATTTTCTGGAGTTAACCAATCAGCCATCTACTCAGGCAGAAGCAGATGACTATTACTACCTGATTGGTGAGTGGATGCCAGGTCGTATTTCGATGCATGGAGGTATGGCTATGGATGTGAAAAAAATGCGCTACGATCTTGATCTCCAACAGGTAGAGATTATGAGAGTGGAGGAAGAGTATGGCGGTATAGAGGTATTCAACCTTTGGGATATAGATAGCCTGGTATTTAAGTTTGACAATAACCTTTCTTCAGTCAAATACAAACGCTATGTAAGCGGTAGTACCTTTAGGGTGGAAGGAATTCCTTTGGTCGGTTTATTTGAAATTGTAAGTGAAGGGCCTTATCAACTTTATGCCAAGGCAGGAATAGAATTTAAAAATAAACCTCAGAAAACCATTAAGAAAAATAAGAATAAAGAAGAAGAGGTTTCGATCAGGCACGAAATAAAGAAGATCTTCTATTATTTCGGAAATGGTACCCGTAACCTTCAGCCAGTAGATGTCGATAACAAGGATATGCTATCTTATTTTGATAAGCATGAAAAGAGAATAGCGACCTATATTAAGAAAAATCGCTTCTCACTGAATAGAAGAAGAGACCTGATTAAGATTGTTGATTTTGCAAATGGACTAAGTAAATAATATAAAACTCTACTCAAGCAAGTAGAAAGAATTTATATGAGGTGATAAACCGGATTAGCTATCAGGTTTATCACTTTTTTTGTTTTCTCTTAATTTAAGCAAGTATTGAATTGGAATAGAGATTTCCTACTCTAATCCTTTCTCATATTATGAGGTACTAAATGATGTTATCCTGTTCAACCCTTTCAGGGTTATGATATATTGATTGCTGTAAAATCCAGATTGCCATCTGGAGCTAATATGGTTTGTTTCCTTCGGAAACGGTGTTTTCTGTATGAAAAATAATCCCGAAGGGATTGAACAAAAGTAGCCTTAGGCGTAAGCCTGAGGTGTAAGTAAATTACATTTATCCAACTCCAAAGGAGTTGAACCTATAAACCATCGATGAATTTAAAACTTCCGATTTCAATTATACCTCTGCTTAAGAAAGCATTTAAAACTCAACCGTTCTGGTTTTATTGAGCTCGCTCTTTAGCTTGATAAAATCAGCATGATGTGATTTGGCTTTCTCATACCCAATCTTTACAATCTCCCTCAGTATATCTTCATCTGTATCAAAAGTGGCAAATTCTTGCAACTCATCCATATAGATCATCACATCGCAGAGTACAAACTTTGATTTTTCCGCCAAATGCCCTTTCAGTTCCAGTGAACGCTCCAATATATTCTTGACGCTACGCATCTGTTGTGTATTGACCTCTTTCAGCGGGCTCACATATACACCGATCAGGTATTCACACTCACGCCTGATAGCATCAGCAGGGAAGTGGTTAATAATACCGCCATCAGCATAAGATGTACCGTTAGCTTCTACAGGTGCAAAAAACAGCGGGAAAGCAGAAGATGCTAAGATAGCCCTTATAACAGATCCTTCTGTAAACATGGTTTCCTTGGCTTTGACCATGTCCGTAGCAATTACTCTCAGCTTTTTTTCCAAGGAAGTGAAGTCATCATTGGGAATATAAGGCTCAAAGTATTTGTAAAGCTTTTCGGGGTCAACCAAGCCACGCCAACCTTGTGTGAGTGACAGGAAGTTGGAGAAAGAAAACAGTGGAGTTTTTACAAAGAAGTCGATAATGGCATCAGGTCGGTGACCTGCAGCATACAGCGCCCCAACTATTGCACCTGCACTTGTACCAGCTACAATATTGGTGTTGATTCCGATTTCTTCCAGATACATCAGAACACCCACATGGGCAAGTCCTTTAGCTCCACCACCAGACATTGCAATGCCTACAGACTGATTGGATAATTGCATATTAAGCTTTTATGGCTTGAATGAACTATTTACTTGTTAGAGATAATAAAACTAAGCCAAAAGAAAGGCATATCATTAAGAATGCAATAGTATTGACATTTGTTAATGAATACCTTTCCTGTAAATGAGTTTAAAACTAGTAGAGTTTTAAGTACGCTTTCAAGGCTTCCAGACTTTCTGATTCATTCGGGCTTAAGTCTTCACCTTCCATATCGTCCAGTGTTATTTTCACATGTCTAAGTCCATAGTTCTGAATCATCCAAGCAGGAAATTCGAGGATATTATTGTTCCAGCTTTCCAAGGTTCTGTATAAAATATCTTGCAGTTCCATATCAGTTCGGGGTTGAACGGAAGAAAGAATTTTACCACAAAATTGCTGGGCTAAATAATGGGTACGGTTAGACTCTAAAACTTTTACAACTCCTTCCACGATAATATCATCTGATACTGTAGGAAGAATGTTGATGAGTTGGCGCAATCTTAAATGTCCGACTTTAGGAAAAACATTAAGTGAATTCAAGACCTCATTTTGAATGTCGATTGCAGTTTGGGGAAACTTCATTAGTTACGATGGTTAAAGTTCTATTTATGTAATTTGGTCATCACCTCCCTCATCTCTTCAGGAGTATTGACATTGGTTTGTTCTTCAATGAATGGGTTTTCAATCACGTAAATATCAGAATTAATTAGGACTTTTCTTGGACAAGAGTAGCCCCATCCTAAAAATTGAAGCATTTCATTGTATGCTTTCGGTTCCCAAACCGTGATCAAAGGCTCAGGAAACTGATTGAATGGGCTGATAAAAGCAGTTGCTACTTTTGATGGGTTACGGTTAGCAACTAGATAGTCTAAACTCTTTTCGGATAGTAATGGCAAGTCTACTGCAACAACCAACCAGGCTGCGTTTGGATCTTGTTGAAATGCACTTAAAATTCCTCCAAAAGGTCCCAATCCAACAAATTTATCTTCTATAAACGGGTAATTTTCTTTTAATGAATGCTGATCCGACCTACCTGAAAGGTAAACCTCATCTGTATATTGTTGAAGCAGCTCAAAA is a window from the Limibacter armeniacum genome containing:
- a CDS encoding VWA domain-containing protein — protein: MKALMLFVLLVSGFSFFITPNDDMQKEKIKLEAKPDNRYLLKGQKSLYLLVNVQAGKIEAPKNRPMMNIGLVLDRSGSMDGDKIRYAKEACKFVANNLSENDLLSLTIYDDVVEVISEAGKLSNKEVFRQKVDGIFSRNTTNLSGGMLEGYNQTQKLYDRNKVNRIFLLSDGLANRGVTEPEQLNKMAETKNLEHGIGISTFGVGADFNEILMTDLAESGSGNYYFIDSPEKIPEIFSQELKGLLAVVAQNAVLDVEFPEEYLSVGEVYGYKYRTENGKMEVNFKDVISEELKSVLIRFDIKKDIPSDIALKTLLQFDDAETFQRKELAETVTLKPTDDIELYKASKDPNVLQLKSMFEANKEYERVMELVDKGQYREAKEKLEGDLRKMKASMDSLPPSEELAEQYKDMDDYLMKIDEVKELSEREKKMYQKSSRSDNYSKRKRK
- a CDS encoding patatin-like phospholipase family protein, which codes for MQLSNQSVGIAMSGGGAKGLAHVGVLMYLEEIGINTNIVAGTSAGAIVGALYAAGHRPDAIIDFFVKTPLFSFSNFLSLTQGWRGLVDPEKLYKYFEPYIPNDDFTSLEKKLRVIATDMVKAKETMFTEGSVIRAILASSAFPLFFAPVEANGTSYADGGIINHFPADAIRRECEYLIGVYVSPLKEVNTQQMRSVKNILERSLELKGHLAEKSKFVLCDVMIYMDELQEFATFDTDEDILREIVKIGYEKAKSHHADFIKLKSELNKTRTVEF
- a CDS encoding histidine decarboxylase, translating into MTQRRQLPFEEQQQLDLLLHKLQEKNATALGYPTAKDFDYTELYKFLQFSMNNLGDPFVPSLYQVDTRPMEREVVSFMAALLRAPEDNWWGYVTHGGSESNMYGLYVARELYPHGMVYYSNATHYSVGKNLRILNMPHTEVSTQTNGEIDYTVLKDKISANREKPAIIFANIGTTMKEAKDDIRKIKEILYELGMDDYYIHADGALAGMFAPYLTPKPAFDFADGADSVSISGHKFIGSPIPCGVLLTKKTHKNRIARDIAYIGSEDTTIPGSRNGFTPLIWWYAIKTMGHEGFKQRIEYSLSLAAYTLEQLQNMGIKAWRNPNAITVVFPKPSMELVQKWQLAIEDDIAHVILMPNCNKEQIDLFLKDMEAERISSIY
- a CDS encoding serpin family protein, whose protein sequence is MKNLFLTACIVLPSIFGLFSCSSDKAHEPEPLRPLNANERTVSSASNDFSFQLLQEVLKSEPNKNIVISPFSASMALGMTTNGAKDSTKSVMLEALGLSDLDQDAANQSYRGLIDILGTADSKITMLNANSVWYRDSFHVQPTFEETVSAYFDANVQGLDFTDTEGAKNTINDWVKEKTNNKIQNLIQKIEDKHVMFLINAIYFNAPWEYEFDKDLTYQGEFNVEGEGTINTDMMVLKDGVYKKSYTENAVLFDLPYGNGQFSMTILLPNEGVSISEVMESTNAAKLAEWLDNAEESDIELQMPSFEIEFKKEFKDALAQMGMEKVFTPGQADFNNLFEEQRNDYYLTEVFQKAYIKVTEEGTEAAAATSVGVGIESIPLTNMINRTFLFLIREKHTNTILFNGVVFDPTKE
- a CDS encoding Lrp/AsnC family transcriptional regulator, translating into MSKLDQIDKKILNRLQEDSRTTTKELSSEVGISTTPVYERVKRLEKDGYIKKYVALVDKDKVERELTVFCQVSLKSHLKKNIQQFQEHMLGLPEVMECYHMAGNFDYLIKVMVRNMKEYQKFVVEKLTTTDVIDHVQSLFVMGEVKQETKFPLK
- a CDS encoding DUF885 domain-containing protein; protein product: MKKTLLIGTTAAVLFGCSPQDVKNEGQQTVQSVQNAESAKANAFFERVYEASVDRSPMQQTYLGIKKDYGKWDDISEKAELAELDIAKQDLAFLMDSIDASKLDKQTKLSYELMKMKLEEEIAGYEYRHISYPVNQMHGMQAEVPAFLIGFHAVTSKSDAEAYIERLNGMDTLVSQLIDQLKVREDKGILLPKFLYVKVLQDARNVLKGGPFEDGAEESSVILSDFQTKVEKIEGISEEEKKQLLAAASEALEKHVQPAYESLITVLEAQEKKATDDAGVWRFENGDKFYAYALKKTTTTDLTAEDIHKIGLEEVARIHGEMKEIMKKVGFEGSLKEFFKFMKEDDQFYYPNTEEGKQAYLDSATSLVNEVKGRLDELFLTKPKADMVVKRVEAFREKTAGKAFYNQPAMDGSRPGYYYANLYDMKQMPKYEMEALAFHEGIPGHHMQIAIAQELEGIPEFRKHMFFTAYVEGWGLYSELVPKEIGFYKDPYADFGRLAMELWRACRLVVDTGIHSKKWTREEGIKYYMDNTPAAYGACEKMVDRHIVMPSQATAYKVGMLKILELRKQAKEQLGDAFDIREFHDVVLTNGALPLNILEQLVNEWVASKKA
- a CDS encoding MFS transporter, with translation MNRNIKLLLGSNMLSHIGTGISMIALPWILIKEFEGEQSYAITIVLLNLFNILILPYAGTLIDRFSRKSIMLLVEGVGLTLNLLFIVLAVMLDEASWQLMALIFLNGTLYSFHYPSRFALAQEVTPTAYYKQINSWLEIQGQTAFILAGGLTGVLLEYTSLPMVLLIDALSYFFGFLMLANIKVEKKEVTTIAHIPAETVGNKIREGIIFFKQSPRLAALFLGGAIPFSIVMTLHYVVPIHVAKTLEESAQIMGWHEGIWAIGAMLAGVFVPVMIRKMGASETLVYPFASFVIALVVIALSPSVITFLAISIMLGWGNSGVRVARNTLMMEEVDNQMMGRLGSLTMTFSKGMQMLLVGLSALAIGYFNTYMVLGALASTAGVALIVVWRARKEESVDLPPCTCERQLSHCACA